A region of the Osmia lignaria lignaria isolate PbOS001 chromosome 5, iyOsmLign1, whole genome shotgun sequence genome:
tcattccatTTGTAGGTTTAAACAAGTACAGGGAGATAAGAATGCAGAGTATGATGTGATCACTACTTCCAGGTGAGAATTCATTGTAGGTTTTGTCGCGATTAAAAATCTTAtacttttcataaaattattatcaaaaatCATATAATATTGCTTCTGCAAATATATCGAATTTATTGCTAAAAAAAGTATTGTATGCATTTTTGTTTATCTTAAGTTAAATCATGTTtctaaaagaaaacaatttatatatatttatatatattttaaagtagTTATTAATATAAAGTACTATTACGTTACATGCATTCTGTACAGTTCTCAGCAATAATGGTTTGTACAAGAGCTGCTAAACTCTAGATATTTATGGTATATTTTACTTATAATATGCACATAAtcgtttcattttaaattactcgctaaaattttattttagatttaCATTCTACTTACTGCTTTTCAACAAATGCTTCAtgttcatcattttttttttctttatcataCCATGCAGCTataaaattttactatttttatataacaGACATTACGCCTCTATAACACACTGTAAAGATACTTTAAGTAATTAAGAAAAGTAATTGCAGTAGTTAGTGTTTTTCTGATTTGGGTGCCTTTTAAAATTTCCTTACTtaataagaaaaagtaaaaCACATGTTGTTCAGTTGTAAGTGATCTTTAAACTAAAAAAAGTTTAATTGCAAAGGGGTACAATTATATACAATAATCGTTAGTTGTAAAATTCGATGGAAACTTGAGTATTTGCTTGTACCCaaatgtaattaacgtcttcTTTTAAGTAAAAACACTGATAAATGATTGATTATTATAGATGTTGTTGTGGATATTCGTATACTCATCACTGCAGAGCTGGTATAGATGTTCAGAGTCATACTGCTAGCAATACCAAAGAAAAAGACCGCGAACAGTGGTCACCTGCTAAAAATACGCGTCCATTTCCAACTGATGCGTATGGCACAATTGAATTTCAAGGTGGACCACATCCAACGAAAGCACAggtaaataaagaagaagaaatcataCAATAACATCtaatattacatatacatatcaATCTTTCATCTTACATTTCTTTTAGTATGTAAGGCTAGCTTATGATACAAGACCAGAGCCAATAGTACAGTTATTATGCAGAGAATGGAACTTGGGATTACCTAAGTTATTAATAACTGTACACGGTGGACGCTCTAACTTTGAACTCCAGCCAAGTTTGAAAAAAGTGTTAAGGAAGGGTTTATTGAAAGCTGCAAAGACAACTGGAGCATGGATATTTACAGGGGGAACCAATACAGGTGGATTGAAATAAACAATtgataaaatgaagaaattatcTGTTAATTtaagtttatatatatatatgtgtgtattAATATAAACCTTTCAGGTATCACAAGACAAGTGGGAGATGCATTGTTATTAGAAAAATCTCAAAGACAAGGTCGCGTTGTAAGCATAGGTATCGCACCATGGGGAATTTTGGATAAAAGCCACGAGCTTGTAACTCGAGGCGGTGAAGTACCTTACGATTGTCTTTCGTCTCCATGGTAGAAATTCATAACTTTTTATTAACATATAatctattataaaaaattactccTATTTATTACAATTGTACAGGTCTAAATACGCAGTTTTAAACAATCGACATGCATATTTTTTATTGGTGGATAATGGTACTGGTGGCCGATACGGTGCTGAAATTGTGTTACGTAGAAGATTGGAAAAATACATTtccaatttaaaattacaaCCATGTAAATATAAATGCTTCAATAATTAtagtttataaatttttatataattaattgatttcttATTACAGATACACACAGCAGTATTCCTGTTGTAGCATTAGTGATTGAAGGAGGAACAAATACAATTCGTTCAGTTTTGGAGTATGTCACAGATGTTCCTCCTGTTCCTGTAGTAGTTTGTGATGGTTCAGGTCGAGCTGCTGATCTCATCGCCTTTATGCATAAGTAATTACTTAACAAttacttcataatttttatttttaaatgtgtaTCATTgggtattaatttaaaatacatttagATATGCATctgaaggagaaggagaaaatGGAGAAAACGAGGGACCATTAGAGAGTATGAGAGAACATCTTTTAGATACGATCAAGCGCACCTTTAAAGTAACTACTGAACAAGCATCTCAATTGTACTCTGAACTTTTACAGTGTACACGTAAGAAGCACttggtaaatataattttttataattttctccaACACCATTCATGTGTTTGTGCTATATATAAATTGCAATTACAGATAACAGTATTTAGAATAACTCAAGATCGTCCTCAAGAACTGGATCAAACAATATTGACAGCTTTGTTTAAATCTAAGCAGTTGTCTCCTGCTGAACAGCTGTCTTTGTCTTTGATCTGGAATAGAGTGGATATAGCACGTAGCGAAATATTTGTTTATGGACAAAATTGGCCACCAGGTGCTTTAGATCAAGCCATGATGCAAGCATTGCAACATGATAGAATTGATTTTGTAAAACTCCTCTTGGAGAATGGGGTTTCTATGCGTAAATTCTTATCGATTCCACGGCTTGAAGAATTATATAATACCGTAAGTATTGAAATTTTACTTGTGATATTATAGATATGTAATTAACTTTCCTATTTATATCGATTACATAGAAAGAAGGCCCTTCAAACACACTGGGCTACATTCTTCGCGATGTACGACCAAATATTCCACGTGGGTACATGTACACGTTACATGACATTGGTCTtgtcataaataaattaatggGTGGGGCGTATCGTTCCCAGTACACTCGGAGAAGGTTTCGCGTGATCTATACTAAAGTAATGAAGAGATCCGGAGGGCATCCTCAGCATATGCATCGAAATAGTTGCGTTTTAAGCAGCGGTAATCGCTATTATTCAGGATCTGGTAGCAAACAAGATAGTTTAACAATGAGTTTGCTTGCTGAGACTTTACCAGCTAATCGTGATACTCCACTTTTTGATTATCCTTTCAATGAATTACTTATTTGGGCTGTGTTGACGAAACGTCAGCAAATGGCTTTACTGATGTGGCAACATGGTGAGGAAGCTCTAGCGAAAGCACTTGTCGCCCTTAAGTTATACAAAGCGATGGCACATGAAGCTGCTGAAGACGATCTTGAAACGGAAGTCTACGACGAACTACGAAGCTATGGAAAAGAATTCGAAAACATTGGTATAAAGATATCCATCAtacaattttatgtaatttatgtctttatataatttactactcttatttcttcttttggCAGCCTTGGAATTGCTAGATTATTGTTACCGCCAGGATGACGATCAGACTCAACAATTATTAACTTCTGAACTTCAAAACTGGTCCGGTCAGACGTGTCTTTCGTTAGCAGTCACTGCTAATCATCGTCCACTTTTGGCACATCCTTGTAGTCAGATCATTTTAGCGGATCTGTGGATGGGTGGTCTTCGTACaagaaaaaatacaaatttaaagGTGATCATGTTGTAGATGTAAAGAAAAAGGATTTCTGTTCCTTTTATAATTGtattgttttctaaatttaGGTTGTACTTGGATTAGTTTGTCCTTTTTACATCACGCGTTTGGAATTCAAAAGTCGTGAGGAATTACAATTGATGCCTCAAACTCAAGAAGAACATTTGATCGCTCTTGAAGATGAGAAGGAAGATAGCGATTCAGAGCACGGCGTTCCAACTGGCCCAGACGTCGAGGTAATGACTTCTTTTTTTTGGTTTTAATAAAACTACGATAACAGATaagaagtaattatttgagAGTAATGTTTTACTTAAAACAACTAAACATTGATTAAATGTCTAGTGCAGACTAATGTTTGTGATTAGTATTGGTACGACTTACGAGTAAATAAAATTGCTATGAAGATGATAGAGTGCGGTGATTCGTATTAATCAATATGGGCTGTCACTGCATTGCACAAAAGTTCATCATTACACATTCCATGCTGcaattatcaatttatttttgaacataGCGGTAATCACGGCTTTGTTATGTTGAAATAATGTACTCGAATTTTGTCCATTCATGATACAAATCAATGAAGATgtgtaaataaacaaaatagttATGAAAATCAAATTGGACCCAAATATTTAAGTATACATCAGTATAATTGCAATAACGTTTACTTAGAATAcatttcattcataaaaatagTTTTCAGTAGCACAGTTGGTTGTACACGTGGTTGCTGGTTTTGAACTGTAGTTTGAAAGATTCTATGAAAACGTATACGCATGTAGGTTCTATTCATATAATTCTAAATATGTTTATGTGCCTGCATTACATTTTTCTAAGTACCCTAAATGAAACTTGAAGCATTATAGGTTCACCTGTGATTATATGTTCAAAGAGTATACATATTAGTTAAAATTACAATGTTACATTATTGTATGTGATTTCTTGCACATGTAAtagtaaatatgtatatttaaatatcttgtttaGGAGGGTAATTgcgtattgaataaaatataacatatcGATCACTTTTAGAGGTACTGAAATGTTCTTGCGACTGATAGACTATCTGGGTATGCGTATGAATTGTTTTTTAGAAACGTCATCGCAGGAGCCTGAGTGTACGCAACAAATCCAGCAGCCAACAAGGCACTAAGGTATATCTATAATGGCCTGAAATGCAATGAACTCTATGACCAATCAATTCACACTTTCCGGTGCACTTTTCAACTATCTTTCTTATGTTATTAGTTATCATCAAGGAAAACTTCTATTTATTCAGTATCGGAATCCGTACCGGTGAGGATGATAACTAAAGTTTCTAATGTAAAAAGAATCGTGTTGTATTATAAATACTAATATTCAAATTGTTTGTTTGATGTCAGATAGTGTACCGCCAAAATATCGGTATCGTTCCTATGGTATAAACCTGAATAGTGCAAGCCAATCGATGTTcaatatgtatattattaaatcaccTTTTCATTTCAATCTTCCTTACGACGTACCGATGTTTTTTATCGCGGTTGAAATCTCTAACCATTGTCAGTCGTTTGCTTTTGATTATttgtttttagtaattttttatttaatacattaaaatgtatacaattttgtaaattCAGAAAAGTTACATTTAAGGAATCATATCAATCTGAAACCAAACATAAAAGAAGCTGAAAATCTGTTCCgtaatacaattattttaaatttccacTCTTCCTGTACTGTATTATTGAATTGCACTAACTATTTTATACTCTACACAGCCATTACTCTTAACACAAACTGCACTCTATTCATCGctttccatttttattattatcttattTTACTCTTATCCTTTATAGTCTTGCAGCAGTTGAATTTGttacttattttttatgttcttttaatctattaaaaatataatcattaatagctattattattgaatatcaTTAGATTATTTAGCCCTTTTATAAAGTATTTCACAATATTCTACGTAACACATCCCTCTAcataatatatgtaatattcattaaaaaattcatttcactTATACAGTTTTATGTGATCATACAGAATAACAATGATGTATTTGTATAGAAATGATGTATGTTATCTATCTTTCCCTATCTTTTACAGTGTTATTAGAatgctataaaaatatttttgtttcagtgtTTGCTTCCTATATACTGTGTACCATTCTATTCACTTAGTTTCTTCAATTAATTTGTTAGTAATATTCGTACTGTAAATTGTTTCTGagaatgattaataatttggTAAAGATGACTATTGATACACGTCTGATTATACTTGAGAGATTCCTGTCATTTGTCTGTTAATGTCCTGTACTCTTTGTGAGATGTGAGTGAGTGTGAGTGTGAGTGTGAGTGTGAGTGTGTatgtgcgtgtgtgtgtgtacattatattgaaattttttttttcttttctttatatagGCTTTGATCAGCAATGAGCATACTACAACTGTAGCAAAGGATACAATTGTACAAGAGAATGGTAAAGTGTTGACAgacaatgatgatgttattcaTCGCGCATATGGTATTTCATCTGACTACTACAatgacataaaaaatagcagGCCGCTGAGGctgaagagaaaattatatgaattttataCAGCTCCTATCACAAAATTTTGGGCAAATGCTGTAAGTTTTATACGTTAACTGATATTCGCTTGTACATATTCAAACAAACATCATTAAACATTAAATGTATTTCTTTGGGTTGCAGATAGCATATATGATTTTTTTGGTTCTCTTTTCATATTGCATTCTCATACACATGGATGATCATCCATCATTGGCAGAGATTTATGCGATCGCATACATTTGCACATTAGGATGTGAAAAAGTACGAGAAATTGCCACCTCCGAACCAGCCACTCTTTCTCATAAATTTAGTGTATGGGCATGGAATATGTGGAATCCATGTGATGCAGcagctattattttttttcaaattggtCTGGCCTTACGTTTGCGGCATTCTACTCTTGACGTTGGTCGTGTTATTTACTGTGTTGATTGTATTTATTGGTACTTAAGGATATTAAATATCCTTGGTGTAAATAAGTACTTTGGTACGTTATGTCACCACATTAAGAAAAAGGACAAATATAAATACGTGCacaataaatgaatgaatttgttTCTTTGTTGCTTCAGGTCCGTTAGTTACCATGATGGGAAAAATggtgaaaaatatgatatacttTGTGGTACTTTTAACAGTTGTATTAATGAGTTTTGGAGTCACTCGACAAGCAATATTGAATCCAAATGCTGAACCCAAATTAAGAATCATAAGAGATGTATGTATTTTCTATACATCtttatttcaaaagaatttGTATGGTTATTAATTATATGTTTTTTTGTTTAGATATTTATGGAGCCTTACTTTATGTTGTACGGGGAGGTATATGCAGACAACATAGACCCTGATTGTGGAGACGAGCCAGGAATGATTCCCTGCCTACCAGGGCGCTGGATCACACCTGCTGTAATGTCTATTTATCTTTTAGTTGCAAACATCTTACTAATAAACCTTTTGATTGCGGTTTTCAATAATATATTCAATGAGGTAAACGCGGTAGCACACCAAGTTTGGATGTTCCAACGTTTTACCGTTGTTATGGAATACGAACAAAAACCAGTTTTACCTCCTCCGCTCATTGTAGTTTGTCACATATATCTGCTGGTGAAATATTTGCTGCGGTATGTGACTCAAGGAAAAACAAGTACCGGTGAAACGTACGACAACGGGCTCAAATTATTCCTAGAAGCAGACGACATGGaacgcttgtacgattttgaaGAGGACTGTGTCGAAGGATATTTTCGTGAACAAGAGTTAAAGCTTCAGATGTCGACAGAGGAACGTATCAAGGTTACTACGGAAAGGGTAGAAAATATGCATCAAAAAATAGAAGACATTGATAAGAAGGAAAACACTCAAAATGCTTCGCTTCAGGTAATCATATATTATCTATTCTCTCATTATTTAAACatctaatatataaatattttattctattgcAGGCTGTGGAATTTCGTATCCGTAAATTGGAAGAGTTAAATGAACAGACATTGGCACATCTAGGAGTTATCCATAGGTTTATGGCAACCCATATGCCCAATATAGAAGGCTTGTCCGGTCTCGACGTAGAAGGTCGTCAGCGCAGAATATCAGAACGGTCAGAAGTTCTCTCAGAAACAGACTCTCATACACAGCTACCAAGTATCGCAGCTAAGCGCAAAAGGCTCGTGCGATCACTGACTGATGGTACGTTTCTCAGTTTAGGTCAACAATTAGACGATGACATGTTGAAACATTCGGAAACGGTTACGTCACGTGAGAACCTTAGCAGAAACGACTCTTCGGTAAGCGGAGACGGGCATACCGTCCAAGATGATCTAAAGACAACAACGAGCCAAGAGACTGAAGTGAGCAGAGGAGATGTCGAGGGAGACACATTAAAGAAAGAGTCACAATCAGACAGCAAAGAAGCCAGCAGAGAACTGAGCGGAGAAGCAAGTAGCAGAGAGTTAAGCACAGATCCAAGTAGACAAACGAGTAGGGAATTGAGCAGGGATACAAGTAAAGATGCGACAAGCAAAGAGCCAAGCAGAGAAGCGAGCAGCGAAGCACCAACATCAGAACCTTTCAGACAAGATTCTTCAGAACGTCCTACCAGACAGAGCAGTAGGACGCGTTCAGAATCTGATGATGTAATGATACTACCCTCTGGAGTTGCTAGAGGTGTAACCTGGGCAGAGCCACGCGTTGCAGTAATTCCCTCAGTATCTTCAACGAGTAGCACGCAGAGATCCATTCTACTAGCAATGCGTGCTGAATACACCAGTATAACAGACGAATTAGAGAGTTACTGTGGCCTTCTTAGTCCACCTAGAACGCCACCGATTTCTCCTCCTCCTTCGAGGGCTAGGAATCTTTCAGAAATGTCCAATCCAGAAATGGCATGGCAGATTGAAAACGAACACTTAAGAGATGCTGAGGAATGCGATTACCAACAGATGGAGGACTTAATACAGAGGAGGTACATTGGAGACGACGAGGAATCCTTACAGGGACAGGACGATGCTAGTGCAAGTCCATTCTTCATATCAAATGAACATAGGCACCAGCTTCGTAGAGCTTCAGCTATTGATGAAGAGTCGCGAAGACCTCCACCTACTATCAGTGTAACTAGAGAAATTGAACAAACTCTTTCGAGGCCACCGATTCGAGAGTCTGAGGGCTCTGATCCCAACGATAAGAATCTGAGCACCGTACCTGCTCCAGCTTCGGAGACCATGTGTTAAATATCAGAGCTCTCCTCGAGGTAATTTCAGTATAGACTTGATAATGGATCTGACTCAACGAAActgaaaattctattttatcgCAGTATAATCAAACTgaatacatttttcttataGCACAAAGTACTGTTGAGCTCAAATCTAACGATTGTTTTTTAAAAACCAATTTAGTTGCAGTTTTTATTACAACATTTCGGAagcttttattataataatttatttaccttAAAGTACTTAGTACACATTGTACATATGcatataaatatgtacatacaaataGTGAAATTATCAAGCTTGCTGTTATCACGATTGATCTAGAAAATCAGATGTACATTACCAGCAATTTATAAttgcattttcaatttttaaatatgttgcatacaatttttgaaatatttatcaatGTAGACTATAATTATGAAAAGTATTCAATTATTACAACTTCACATTTGAATACTCTAATAATATcacttaaaatatattttattgtactgtaatttatttcttaactaTCAGCTTTACAAAGCTTCCAGTATATTTTAGATTTTGCTAGATTCCTATTAGAATATTTGTGCAACTGTCTTGGTATATCAATTGTAGTTACAATTTTTGTCTATATAAATTACCTTTTATTTTGTATGTATAACATATTTGTTGCAAACATACGTGTagtaaaatttaatcaattacttaaatcaattaattcttatgaacgtttttaatttttaatattttcaatcgtTTTATTGTTTGAATTTGTTAGaagtatttttttatcattGTATTGTACATTATAGCATGTCTGGGTGCGATTATTGCTATTAATGTATTAACAGTTATAATATATCAAAGATAATGTTTATGTGCATATCGAGTAACATGCCTGATGTTACAATGTATTGAGTTCTATCGAagtgtcgcagtgaagttggctacacattcactaactattcacgccgcgtcggtgagccaaTGGGCGAGATCGGCTCACCgacgacgcggcgtgaatgtgttagtgaatttgtagccaatttcactgcgacaagttcaatgcgaCTTTGAGCATAGTAAGCTTCACTAAAAAAAATGGCGTCACAGAAATTCCTACCATGCACGGTACTAAACatataattaaatcaattattaTAACTGAAGCCAATTACTTCAGATTTTCGAGTAActatttttttagaataatcacaataacgtttattattttaaataatgattaattCATGGAATAAAACttcaaatatttgatatttgatTCAAATATTCAAACTTCTATTGTGATAATTACAACAATTagtcaattacatttttttagcattaatttttaaatttatctgcGAATCGTATTGTGTTCTATTATCCATTCGtttgaatatttgaattaaaatcatTAGTTCAATTTCGACTCAAAATACATAATATATGTGCCTATTGAAAAATCACAATTATTAAACTTTGATGAAATATTGAAGACTTTTAATCGGAATACGTTTCTAGGAAACTTGTGTTGCCGCTGTGAATAGTATTTAATGCACTATACAAGTTCCTTCCATTTTTTAAATcgtgaattttaaaaaatggcaGTCTGTTGTCCCATTCAATGAGATTATTTGGTTTCATTTGGGTCTACCGttcgtttgaaaaaatgtacATATGCGTGTATTTCGGGCACATGGTGAAATCGAACATTTTTTCACCAACGACGTAATATATAAGTTGATGATGTAGTTTCACCTAATTTTAACGGTTAGGTGTTTTTCTTCTTCCCAAGATACTTCATTTTGTAATACGTTCGCTGGCACCTCCGCGGCAACGCAATTCTTTTTTAGAAAGATGTTGATATTTAAACTTTTGGAAAAAGAAGTGCTTTTATTTAAGTATATTGGGAAACGGAGACGAAATAATATACCAATTTGTGTTCAAAACTTCAATCGAAAAAATTAGGTGAAACTTAATctaatcgacacacgccgatttttatgtgctttgagtatgatatagaactcaataAAATATATGacgtgtattttttttatcggcaatcgtccatgctgaaagGGTAAAAATAGCCCCCAAAGTTGGGGTTGTAAAACATATTATCTTGAAGATTTGTGTGTTTTTGGATAGCAAATTTGTCTGTGTGACtatctttttgataaatttatttgtttaaaaaatatgttgaaaaataatctatttttgttattttttggggtaaaatgttgatctatttttatgaaaatttgtacAAGTAAACTATACATCTTGACAAAGAATGCggataaattggaatttttaagTTCACCATCATAGTAGATATTATTACGTTGCAAATTGTGCGCGGAACTTGTGTTGAAATGTTCGTGGTGTCGGCGGCATTTGTGATTCATACATTTCTTTGAGAGTTTTCATTATTGtaacaattatataaattagtATAGAATTGCATAgatgtataaaaaatttatttttgtttacttTCACATTTCTTCTACTTCAAAAATATTTGGAATGCACTATTAGTATCAGCTATCGCTTCCTTATAATTAGAACTTTTCAAGCACTTTTTTCAGcactttttaaaattagaagacCAATCCTTCTTGAGGGTACCaaaatcagctctttttagaaCTAATAACATCAGCTTTTCTCAGGGCTACCATACTCTTCTAAATGTGGAACAATTTTGAAGAAACAACCACTCCTATTTCAACAAACCACTGGCATTCCTCACGCCTGTCGTATTGACCTCTTTTACGATGGGGATTGTCAGTACTTTTACTTGCCATGCCGTTTTCCACTACTCATGAAACGATTAACAAAGCAtagtgtaaattaattaaataatattacacaAATTTATATCAAAGTGGAACGTAGACATTGCTATAGAGGGCCAGCAGAGTCGAGATGTAAATACAATTTGCAACGTAATAATAGCTACTGACGGTGAActtaaaaattccaatttatttGCATTCTTTGTCAAGATGTATAGTTTACTTgtacaaattttcataaaaatagatcaacattttaccaaaaaaaatgacaaaaatggattatttttcaatatatttttgaaacaaataaatttatcaaaaagatggctacatagaaaaatttgctatCCAAAAACATACAaatcaaattttgaatttttcgcttacacctaatagttcctgagatattcaagaaaatatgttttgtaaCCCCAACTTTGGGgactattttcaccccttcagcatggacgattgccgataaaaaaaatacgtgtcaaatattttattgagttctatatcatactcaaagcgcatcaaaatcggcgtgtgtcgattgggtaatgtcccttgttagtGGAATTCTTAAAGTTCTCAACACGTATTCGTTGGCGCTGATAGCTTTTTTTTCAAAGAGCGCTAATTATAAGTGAGGTATCGGAGGTGTTTCGTTCGTATAAAATGTGGAAAATTAAGTGTAAACCGGAAGCGATTAAACTAGCGTGAGCTAAATCAAATGTGAGGTACTTATAGCGTGAAAATCTGTAACTGCGGATCTGCAGAATTGTATTGGCTTTAGATGcgattttattttgataaatttagacACACTACACAGTCCAACAACAAGATCGACTTTCAGTGTAAATAATTTTCCGACGAGTATATTGTAAATGTGATGTAATTACACCGCTTTATTATCTTTTAGACACGTATGAATGACGTTTCGATTGAAAAACCGCATCATTAAGCTCCGTTGACAGAAAACTGAACATTTataattaatccttgaacagcggagcctgggttaTCATGActcaaatttataaaaagatttatatagaGGTATATTAATCtacagttaaatgtataatctttaaacgaaagagtttcatatattggaagaataatttttg
Encoded here:
- the Trpm gene encoding transient receptor potential cation channel, subfamily M isoform X4; this translates as MAIGSIICGSTTPRVKRKKAKATERSWIEATFQKRECSKFIPSAEDEHKCCCGYSYTHHCRAGIDVQSHTASNTKEKDREQWSPAKNTRPFPTDAYGTIEFQGGPHPTKAQYVRLAYDTRPEPIVQLLCREWNLGLPKLLITVHGGRSNFELQPSLKKVLRKGLLKAAKTTGAWIFTGGTNTGITRQVGDALLLEKSQRQGRVVSIGIAPWGILDKSHELVTRGGEVPYDCLSSPWSKYAVLNNRHAYFLLVDNGTGGRYGAEIVLRRRLEKYISNLKLQPYTHSSIPVVALVIEGGTNTIRSVLEYVTDVPPVPVVVCDGSGRAADLIAFMHKYASEGEGENGENEGPLESMREHLLDTIKRTFKVTTEQASQLYSELLQCTRKKHLITVFRITQDRPQELDQTILTALFKSKQLSPAEQLSLSLIWNRVDIARSEIFVYGQNWPPGALDQAMMQALQHDRIDFVKLLLENGVSMRKFLSIPRLEELYNTKEGPSNTLGYILRDVRPNIPRGYMYTLHDIGLVINKLMGGAYRSQYTRRRFRVIYTKVMKRSGGHPQHMHRNSCVLSSGNRYYSGSGSKQDSLTMSLLAETLPANRDTPLFDYPFNELLIWAVLTKRQQMALLMWQHGEEALAKALVALKLYKAMAHEAAEDDLETEVYDELRSYGKEFENIALELLDYCYRQDDDQTQQLLTSELQNWSGQTCLSLAVTANHRPLLAHPCSQIILADLWMGGLRTRKNTNLKVVLGLVCPFYITRLEFKSREELQLMPQTQEEHLIALEDEKEDSDSEHGVPTGPDVEKRHRRSLSVRNKSSSQQGTKLSSRKTSIYSVSESVPALISNEHTTTVAKDTIVQENGKVLTDNDDVIHRAYGISSDYYNDIKNSRPLRLKRKLYEFYTAPITKFWANAIAYMIFLVLFSYCILIHMDDHPSLAEIYAIAYICTLGCEKVREIATSEPATLSHKFSVWAWNMWNPCDAAAIIFFQIGLALRLRHSTLDVGRVIYCVDCIYWYLRILNILGVNKYFGPLVTMMGKMVKNMIYFVVLLTVVLMSFGVTRQAILNPNAEPKLRIIRDIFMEPYFMLYGEVYADNIDPDCGDEPGMIPCLPGRWITPAVMSIYLLVANILLINLLIAVFNNIFNEVNAVAHQVWMFQRFTVVMEYEQKPVLPPPLIVVCHIYLLVKYLLRYVTQGKTSTGETYDNGLKLFLEADDMERLYDFEEDCVEGYFREQELKLQMSTEERIKVTTERVENMHQKIEDIDKKENTQNASLQAVEFRIRKLEELNEQTLAHLGVIHRFMATHMPNIEGLSGLDVEGRQRRISERSEVLSETDSHTQLPSIAAKRKRLVRSLTDGTFLSLGQQLDDDMLKHSETVTSRENLSRNDSSVSGDGHTVQDDLKTTTSQETEVSRGDVEGDTLKKESQSDSKEASRELSGEASSRELSTDPSRQTSRELSRDTSKDATSKEPSREASSEAPTSEPFRQDSSERPTRQSSRTRSESDDVMILPSGVARGVTWAEPRVAVIPSVSSTSSTQRSILLAMRAEYTSITDELESYCGLLSPPRTPPISPPPSRARNLSEMSNPEMAWQIENEHLRDAEECDYQQMEDLIQRRYIGDDEESLQGQDDASASPFFISNEHRHQLRRASAIDEESRRPPPTISVTREIEQTLSRPPIRESEGSDPNDKNLSTVPAPASETMC